One window of Acipenser ruthenus chromosome 45, fAciRut3.2 maternal haplotype, whole genome shotgun sequence genomic DNA carries:
- the LOC131720910 gene encoding LIM domain and actin-binding protein 1-like (The sequence of the model RefSeq protein was modified relative to this genomic sequence to represent the inferred CDS: added 45 bases not found in genome assembly) has protein sequence MSSNHLDNSVSKPIKKFQLPARETCVACVKTVYPLEKLVANQQVYHSSCFRCSHCNSKLSLGNYASLHGTVYCKPHFNQLFKAKGNYDEGFGHKPHKDLWASKSEGEEHQRPELAPADKQQCPLVEDSPIAKVNVLAATIESKSSTAGPAAEKPLDTKRLKITWPPQPQGGRAEGQGAGVEAGTARPFKAKWPPEDEVQEQGENQERSELQKLRRSASLKERCRPFTVAHSPVRAPREPREPVRAKEEWRRKEEEEEERTGAQTPELKQTKLESPAERVQVEAKAAPPVEATGDRVLNGDSPSPSPTPSSESEGCPLQAEESQPSPARSPAVEKEDLKPSTLALEQGDRTPEVLPSHGNRKSQDVGFWEGDGEEAEDLSVEELIKRNRYYEEEED, from the exons AAGTTCCAGCTGCCGGCCCGGGAGACGTGCGTGGCGTGCGTGAAGACGGTCTACCCCCTGGAGAAGCTGGTGGCTAATCAGCAGGTCTATCACAGCAGCTGCTTCCGCTGCTCTCACTGCAACAGCAAGCTCAG TCTGGGTAACTATGCCTCCCTGCATGGCACAGTCTACTGCAAACCTCACTTCAACCAGCTGTTCAAGGCCAAGGGGAACTACGATGAGGGCTTCGGTCACAAGCCCCACAAGGACCTGTGGGCAAGCAAGAGCGAGGGAGAGGAGCACCAGCGACCTGAACTGGCCCCCGCGGACAAACAGCAGTGCCCCCTAGTGGAGGATTCCCCCATCGCCAAGGTCAACGTCCTGGCGGCCACCATCGAATCCAAGAGCTCCACCGCGGGACCTGCTGCGGAGAAACCTCTGGATACCAAGAGGTTGAAAATCACCTGGCCACCCCAGCCACAGGGGGGGAGGGCTGAGGGCCAGGGCGCAGGGGTGGAGGCGGGTACAGCGAGGCCCTTCAAAGCCAAGTGGCCCCCAGAGGATGAGGTCCAGGAGCAGGGCGAGAACCAGGAGCGGAGCGAGCTGCAGAAACTGCGCCGAAGTGCCTCCCTTAAGGAACGCTGTCGCCCCTTCACCGTGGCGCACAGTCCTGTGCGGGCCCCCAGGGAACCGAGAGAGCCGGTTAGAGCAAAGGAAGAGtggaggaggaaggaggaggaggaggaggagagaacgGGAGCACAGACCCCAGAACTGAAACAAACCAAACTGGAGTCTCCAGCTGAAAGGGTGCAGGTGGAAGCCAAAGCAGCGCCTCCTGTGGAAGCCACCGGGGACCGCGTGCTGAACGGAGACTCCCCTTCCCCTTCTCCCACCCCCTCCTCGGAGAGCGAGGGCTGCCCGCTCCAGGCAGAGGAGAGCCAGCCGTCGCCCGCCCGCTCTCCTGCGGTAGAGAAGGAGGATCTGAAGCCCTCCACATTGGCCCTGGAGCAGGGGGACCGAACCCCCGAGGTGCTCCCCAGTCACGGCAACCGCAAGTCCCAGGACGTGGGCTTCTGGGAGGGGGACGGGGAGGAGGCGGAGGACCTGTCTGTGGAGGAGCTGATCAAGAGGAATCGATACTATGAGGAGGAAGAGGACTGA